The genomic interval CGTGGAATTTCGGACGGGACGAGCATTGGGAGCACGACACCCGCTATCGCCGGGCACGCGAGTTCTTCGACGTCGTGACCGGGCTGTGGGACAGCTGGGCGGACGACGCCTTCATCCGCGACACGAAGAACGCTGTCTATTTCGATCCCGACAAGCTGCACGTCCTCGACCACAACGGCGAATTCCTGAAAGTGCGCGGCCCGCTCAACGTCGCCCGGCCGGTCCAGGGCTGGCCCGTGATCGTGCAGGCCGGCGCATCGGAGGCCGGCAAGCAGATCGCCGCCGAGACCGCCGAGGTCATCTTCGCCGCGGGCGGGCGGCTGGCCGACGCGCAGCGCTTCTACGCGGACGTGAAAGGCCGGCTCGACAAACTCGGCCGGCCGCGCGACCACCTGAAGGTTCTGCCCGGCGCGCTGGTCGTGGTCGGCGACTCGGATGCGGAGGCGCGCCGCAAGCATGAGCTTCTGGACAGCCTCGTTCATGCCGACAGCGGGTTGCCGAACCTGTCGATGCGGCTGGGCACGGACGTCTCCGGCTTCGACCTCGACGGGCCGCTGCCGTCGGACCTTCCCGAGACCAACGCCAGCCAGAGCGGCCGCCAGGCGCTGATCGACCGCGCCCGGCGGGAGAATCTCACCATCCGCCAGTTGGCGAAGATCGTGGGCGCCTATGGCGGGCTTGCCTTCGTCGGCACGGCGAAGACAATCGCCGACAAGATGGAAGAGTGGCTCTTCAGCGACGCCTGCGACGGGTTCAACATCATGTTCCCCACCGTGCCGCAAGGTTTGGACGAGTTCGTCGATCAGGTCGTGCCGGAGCTCCAGCGCCGCGGCATCTTCCGGCGCGAATATGAGGGCACCACGCTGCGCGAGAATCTGGGCCTGCCCCGGCCGGAGAACCGCTTCTTCGCCAAGACGGCCGTGCCGGCGTGACACGATCCTCGGACCCCGAGACGCAGATCATCGAGGGCTTCCACGCCCATGTCTACTACACGCCGCAGACCAAGCCGATCGCCGCCCGGCTGCGCGAGGCGATGGGCGATCATTTCACCGTGACGCTCGGCCGCTGGCATGACGTACTGGTCGGACCGCACACCGAGCCGATGTATCAGGTCGCCTTCGCGCGCGAGGAATTCCCCAGGCTCGTGCCCTGGCTGATGCTGAACCGCGAGGGCTTGAGCATCCTCGTGCATCCGCTGACGGGCGACGACTACGAGGATCACGCGACCCACAGCCTGTGGCTCGGACCGCCGCTGCCGCTCAACCTCGATGTGCTGAGGGCAGGGCATGACGCCTGACGGCGTGACGCGGCGTGCATGGCTCGGCGCCGCCGCGGCCGGCAGCGTCGTGCTCTCCACCGCGAGCGAAGCGGCATCGATGGTTCCCGCGCGTCTGTCGCTGAACGAGAATCCATTCGGCCCCTCGCCGCTGGCCCGCCGCGCGATCCTGGAGCAACTGGACCAGGCCGATCGCTATGTCGGCGGCGAGGCGCGCGCCCTGGAAGAGCAGATCGCGGCCGTCGAAGGCGTCTCCGCCGATCAGATCGTCCTGGGCGAAATCCTCGACGCGCTGGGTCTGCAACTCGCGTTGGACGGCGGCCCCGGCGGCGAGTTCGTCTATTCCGAGCCCGGCTATACCGCGCTGGTCGATGCGGTGGCGCCCGGCGGCGGCGTGGTCGTCGGCGTGCCGCTGAACGACCGGCTGGAGAACGATCTTCCCGCAATCGCGGCGCATATCACGGCGCGGACGCGCG from Rhizomicrobium sp. carries:
- a CDS encoding LLM class flavin-dependent oxidoreductase — its product is MSSTRQLKLGAFMRPVGIHTAWWLYPGAYPDGNFNLKHLVRFAQKLEQGKFDAFFMADHLAVLNMPMSALKRSATVTSFDPLTLLPALAMVTERIGLVATASTTYNEPYHVARKFASLDHISGGRAGWNLVTSGNPTEAWNFGRDEHWEHDTRYRRAREFFDVVTGLWDSWADDAFIRDTKNAVYFDPDKLHVLDHNGEFLKVRGPLNVARPVQGWPVIVQAGASEAGKQIAAETAEVIFAAGGRLADAQRFYADVKGRLDKLGRPRDHLKVLPGALVVVGDSDAEARRKHELLDSLVHADSGLPNLSMRLGTDVSGFDLDGPLPSDLPETNASQSGRQALIDRARRENLTIRQLAKIVGAYGGLAFVGTAKTIADKMEEWLFSDACDGFNIMFPTVPQGLDEFVDQVVPELQRRGIFRREYEGTTLRENLGLPRPENRFFAKTAVPA
- a CDS encoding DOPA 4,5-dioxygenase family protein; protein product: MTRSSDPETQIIEGFHAHVYYTPQTKPIAARLREAMGDHFTVTLGRWHDVLVGPHTEPMYQVAFAREEFPRLVPWLMLNREGLSILVHPLTGDDYEDHATHSLWLGPPLPLNLDVLRAGHDA